In Populus nigra chromosome 1, ddPopNigr1.1, whole genome shotgun sequence, one genomic interval encodes:
- the LOC133685689 gene encoding endoglucanase 11-like — protein sequence MEKANKQHKVLRHLKFTRLCTWLLSFFAIFPLRQSFNYGEALSKSLLYFESQRSGRLPYNQRVVWRYHSGLTDGLEQGVDLVGGYYDAGDNVKFGLPMAFTITMLSWSVIEYSEQISGAGEYEHALEAIKWGTDYFIKAHTHPHVLWAEVGDGDTDHYCWQRPEDMTTSRQAYKVDENNPGSDIAGETAAAMAAASIVFRKTNPHYSHLLLHHAEQLFVFGDKYRGKYDESVKVAKGHYTSVSGYMDELLWAGLWLYKATGDEGYLNYVIENAHVFGGITWAITEFSWDVKYAGVQLIASMLLAGKSHRKHQHILKEYRSRAEYYLCACLNKNNVTNVQRTPGGLLYIRQWNNMQYVSTAAFLLTIYSDHLQASNQRLQCDQGTLDPSDIFKFAKSQVDYMLGYNPMGMSYLVGYGAKYPERVHHRGASIESYKGQKDFIGCMQGYDIGYSRQGPNPNVLTGALVGGPDTKDQFRDERENYMQTEACTYNTATLVGVFAKLHWLEKDYLSANPSLLIC from the exons ATGGAGAAGGCAAATAAGCAACACAAAGTGCTTAGACACTTGAAGTTTACTCGGCTCTGCACTTGGCTGCTCTCTTTCTTTGCCATTTTCCCCTTACGCCAATCTTTCAACTATGGTGAAGCTCTCTCAAAAAGTCTCCTCTATTTCGAATCGCAACGTTCTGGGCGGTTACCATACAATCAAAGAGTCGTTTGGCGATACCATTCAGGCCTCACCGATGGGCTAGAACAAGGA GTGGACTTGGTTGGAGGTTACTATGATGCTGGGGACAACGTCAAATTCGGTCTGCCGATGGCATTCACTATAACAATGCTATCATGGTCTGTTATTGAATATAGCGAGCAGATTTCCGGTGCCGGAGAGTATGAACACGCGCTAGAGGCAATCAAATGGGGAACAGATTATTTCATCAAAGCTCATACTCACCCCCATGTCTTATGGGCTGAG GTGGGAGATGGTGACACCGATCATTACTGTTGGCAGCGGCCGGAGGACATGACAACGTCGAGGCAAGCCTACAAGGTTGACGAGAACAACCCGGGATCAGACATAGCAGGGGAGACCGCGGCAGCAATGGCGGCAGCGTCTATTGTGTTTAGGAAAACAAACCCACACTACTCCCACCTACTATTGCACCATGCAGAACaa TTGTTTGTGTTTGGTGACAAGTACAGAGGGAAATATGATGAGAGTGTTAAGGTGGCGAAGGGGCACTACACGTCGGTGAGTGGGTACATGGACGAGTTGTTATGGGCAGGTTTATGGCTATACAAGGCCACCGGCGACGAAGGTTATTTGAATTACGTGATAGAGAATGCTCATGTTTTTGGTGGAATCACTTGGGCCATCACCGAATTTAGCTGGGATGTCAAGTATGCCGGTGTTCAACTCATCGCTTCAATG CTGCTAGCCGGAAAAAGCCACAGAAAACACCAACACATCCTTAAAGAATACCGTTCCAGGGCAGAGTACTACCTCTGTGCTTGCCTTAACAAAAATAACGTGACTAACGTGCAACGGACCCCAGGCGGCTTACTTTACATTCGCCAATGGAACAACATGCAATATGTATCAACTGCAGCATTTCTTCTCACGATTTACTCCGACCATCTTCAAGCCTCTAATCAACGGCTGCAATGCGATCAAGGTACACTGGACCCGTCAGATATCTTCAAGTTTGCCAAATCACAAGTTGATTACATGTTAGGTTACAATCCAATGGGGATGAGCTACTTAGTCGGATATGGTGCAAAGTACCCTGAAAGGGTTCACCACAGAGGAGCATCTATTGAATCATATAAAGGGCAAAAGGATTTCATTGGATGCATGCAGGGATATGATATCGGGTACAGTCGACAAGGTCCGAATCCTAATGTTCTCACCGGAGCTTTGGTCGGTGGTCCTGACACGAAGGATCAGTTCAGGGATGAAAGGGAAAACTACATGCAAACTGAGGCCTGCACGTATAACACTGCGACTCTTGTAGGAGTTTTTGCTAAATTGCACTGGCTGGAAAAGGATTATTTGTCTGCTAATCCATCATTATTAATTTGCTAA
- the LOC133683412 gene encoding adenylyltransferase and sulfurtransferase MOCS3: MENKMESDGGEAARILSEIETLKATRSDLDNRISALEAQLRHLNFEKNNVSCPSISTGFGHGLSPDMIYRYSRQLLLPSFGVQGQSNLLKSSILVVGAGGLGSPALLYLAACGVGQLGVVDHDVVELNNMHRQVIHTEAYIGQPKVKSAAAACRLINSTIQIVEHQEALRTSNALEILSQYDIIVDATDNAPSRYMISDCCVVLGKPLVSGAALGLEGQLTVYNHNRGPCYRCLFPTPPPTTACQRCADSGVLGVVPGIIGCLQALEAIKIASAVGEPLSERMLLFDALSARIRIVKIRGRSLQCEVCGENSAFTQQQFKDFDYEKFTQSPLSAAPLMLNLLPEDHRIHSRELKERIVKGEAHVLVDVRPAHHFKIVSLPNAMNIPLSSLESRLAEISSALKEEEKRKDSGFESGASLYVICRRGNDSQRAVQLLHKVGFTSARDIIGGLEAWARDVDPNIPTY; encoded by the exons ATGGAAAACAAAATGGAGTCAGATGGAGGTGAAGCTGCTAGAATCCTCAGCGAAATTGAAACATTAAAGGCTACGAGGAGCGACTTAGATAATCGAATTTCTGCTCTCGAAGCTCAGCTCCGTCACTTGAATTTTGAGAAAAACAACGTTTCCTGTCCTTCAATATCCACCGGCTTCGGTCACGGATTATCACCTGATATGATATACCGTTACAGTCGCCAGCTGCTGCTCCCCTCTTTCGGAGTTCAAG GTCAGTCAAATCTGTTGAAGTCTTCGATTTTAGTAGTTGGAGCCGGAGGGTTGGGTTCGCCTGCGCTGTTATATCTTGCAGCTTGTGGTGTTG GTCAATTAGGTGTTGTTGACCATGATGTTGTTGAACTGAATAACATGCACAGGCAG GTTATACACACAGAAGCGTATATTGGTCAGCCAAAAGTGAaatctgctgctgctgcctgTCGCTT gaTCAATTCTACAATTCAAATTGTGGAACACCAAGAAGCTTTACGCACATCCAATGCTTTGGAAATTCTGAGCCA ATATGACATAATAGTAGATGCAACAGACAATGCTCCAAGTCGATACATGATCAGTGATTGTTGTGTGGTTTTGGGGAAG CCACTTGTTTCAGGCGCTGCACTGGGATTGGAAGGGCAG CTCACAGTCTATAATCACAACAGAGGTCCATGCTATAGATGCCTTTTTCCTACTCCTCCACCTACAACTGCATGTCAAAGATGTGCCGATAGTGGAGTTCTTGGAGTGG TGCCTGGCATCATAGGCTGTCTCCAAGCATTAGAGGCCATTAAAATTGCAAGTGCTGTTGGTGAACCACTATCAGAACGGATGCTTCTTTTTGATGCCTTGTCAGCTCGAATTCGTATT GTCAAGATCAGAGGTAGATCATTACAATGTGAAGTATGCGGAGAAAATTCAGCTTTCACCCAGCAacaatttaaagattttgattatGAGAAGTTCACTCAGTCTCCATTGTCGGCG GCTCCCCTGATGTTGAACCTGCTTCCAGAAGATCACAGGATACACAGCAGGGAGTTGAAAGAGAGAATTGTTAAAGGGGAGGCTCATGTGCTGGTAGACGTACGCCCTGCACACCACTTCAAGATTGTTTCTCTTCCCAATGCCATGAATATCCCGTTATCAAGTCTAGAGTCTAGGTTAGCTGAGATCTCATCAGCtttaaaggaagaagaaaagcgGAAGGATAGTGGCTTTGAATCTGGTGCAAGTCTGTATGTGATATGCAGACGAGGTAATGATTCACAGAGGGCTGTTCAATTGTTGCACAAAGTGGGCTTCACTTCAGCCAGAGATATAATCGGAGGTTTGGAGGCCTGGGCACGTGATGTGGATCCGAATATCCCTACCTAttag